GCCCCGCGCGAGAAGGTGACCAGCACCTCGGCGCGGCCGTCGCCGTTGATGTCGGTGACCCGCGGCTCCTGCGGGCCGGCCGCCGGATCGGCGGGCAGTGTGATGGTGCTGGTGGTGCCGTCGACGTTGAACACCAGCTGCTGCACAGCGGGATCGCCGGTGCTTGCCAGCGCCGCGGTGTCCGCCTTGCCGTCCCCGTTGAAGTCGGCGGTGACTCCCGAGTCGGCCGCCGAAGCGGTTCCGGCCAGCGCGGGCACCGCGGCCAGCGCCAGCAGTGCGGCGGCGGTACCGCGGATCCTGATGTGGGTACGCATTTTTCCCCCTATACCTGGTAAGTCTTCTTAGGACTGTCCATTGGAGACTGTTGTGGTGATTGATTCCCCTGACACTTGGTAGATGTGCGAGAAAGCCACCAGTTGGCCATTTGTGACCCAGGTCACAATCGGACAACGCTAGGCTGATCGCATGGACTTCGAGGAGATCGTGGTCAGGACCGAGCGACTCGACTTCCCCGCGCTGGCTGCCGGCGACGGGCCGGTGGTGGTGTGCTGGCACGGGTTCCCCGATCACCCGGCCACCTGGGAACCGCTGGCCGAGCGGCTGGTCGCTGCGGGCAGGCGGGTGGTCGCGCCGTACCTGCGCGGCTTCCACCCGGACACCGCGGACGAACTGCCCTACGGCGGCAGCCTCACCTTCGCCGCCGACGCCGCGGCCGTCGCCCGCGCGCTCGACCCGGACGGCGTGGACATGATCGGGCACGACATCGGCGCGGGCGCGGTGGGGCGGGTGGCCGCGGCGTGGCCGGAAACCCTGCGCCGCGGGGTGACGATGGCGGTGCCGCCGCCCGCGACGCTGACCGCCGCGCTGCACGACCCCGCGCAGCAGAAACGGCTGTTCTACCTGTGGATGTTCACCGTCGAGGGAATCGCCGAGACGGTGCTCCAGCTCGACCGACGGCTGATCGACTACCTGTGGGCCACCTGGTCGCCGGGACTGACCATGTCGCCGGAGCACCGCGAGCGCATCCACCGCATGTACGGCGACGAGCGCTTCATCGCGAACTCGCTGGAGATCTACCGGGCGAACTTCGACCCCAGCAGGCACGATCCGGCGCTGGTGGACTTCGGTGGCCGCAGCGAAGGCGCCGCGGGCAAGCCGTTGCTGGTGATGGCGGGCGCGGACGACGGCTGCATCGCCGTCGAGCACTTCGAGCAGGCGAACCGCGGTCTGGCTCCCGGCTCCGACGTGGCGGTTCTCCGCAACGCCGGGCATTTCCTGCACCTGGAGCAGCCGGACGAGGTGGCCAAGCGGGTGCTCCGCTGGTTCGACGCTTAGGCGGGTGGCGGGCGCCAGCCCGAACTGGCGAACAACGCGCGCCGTGCCGTTCTGGCGGGTGCGCGGTCGAGCCGCTTCCGGCCGGCCTGGACGTCGGCGAGCGCTTCGCACAGGGTGGGGTGGGTCGGCAGCACGGTGCTCACCCCGATCGCCACGATCACCCGGTTCACCACCGGTCCCCAGGTCACCATCGCCCAGGAAACGTTCTCCTCGGCGGCCGCGCCCGCCGCTTCCAGCAGCGTCGCCAGGCCCGCCGCACCGAGAAAGCCGAGCCCGCGCAGATCGAGCACAAAGTCTTCGCGGGCGGCGATGCGCTTGGCCAGGAACCGGCCGAGCGTGGGTGCGCCGAGCCAGTCGACATCACCGGTCACGCTGCCGATGACCACTCCGCTCCGGTGGACGCGGAGGGTGATGTAGACGTCTCCGGCCGTTGGCAAGGTGTGCTCCTCGCGTCTGCCCGACGGGGGGCACTGCCCCCTGGTCGCCCAATTATGCGCCTGGCGCGCAGGGGCGGCATGGTGACGAGGGCTTAGGTTTCTAGTGCATTCTCCGGCCACTGCCCGCTGAGCACGATCGGCAGTGAAAGCACGAACGTACTGCCGTCGGGACTGCTGTCGGC
The genomic region above belongs to Amycolatopsis sp. YIM 10 and contains:
- a CDS encoding VCBS repeat-containing protein; the protein is MRTHIRIRGTAAALLALAAVPALAGTASAADSGVTADFNGDGKADTAALASTGDPAVQQLVFNVDGTTSTITLPADPAAGPQEPRVTDINGDGRAEVLVTFSRGANTDFSTFVELGPDGPRTLTGPDGTRFDVTEGGGIAARLGYECASNAEGGRDLITLGATRIDTGNGGELVYEGQRTRYAVENGTSPRSTPTTSPARARTTRY
- a CDS encoding alpha/beta fold hydrolase, producing MDFEEIVVRTERLDFPALAAGDGPVVVCWHGFPDHPATWEPLAERLVAAGRRVVAPYLRGFHPDTADELPYGGSLTFAADAAAVARALDPDGVDMIGHDIGAGAVGRVAAAWPETLRRGVTMAVPPPATLTAALHDPAQQKRLFYLWMFTVEGIAETVLQLDRRLIDYLWATWSPGLTMSPEHRERIHRMYGDERFIANSLEIYRANFDPSRHDPALVDFGGRSEGAAGKPLLVMAGADDGCIAVEHFEQANRGLAPGSDVAVLRNAGHFLHLEQPDEVAKRVLRWFDA
- a CDS encoding STAS domain-containing protein; amino-acid sequence: MPTAGDVYITLRVHRSGVVIGSVTGDVDWLGAPTLGRFLAKRIAAREDFVLDLRGLGFLGAAGLATLLEAAGAAAEENVSWAMVTWGPVVNRVIVAIGVSTVLPTHPTLCEALADVQAGRKRLDRAPARTARRALFASSGWRPPPA